TGAGTAATTCATGCGCCTGTTCTTTGTCCAGCGAATGTCCAATAAGTTATACTATTTTCCAACTTCGAGTAATGTTTTATTTCTTTTTGATTTCTTTAATAGCTGTTTGAGCTAATTTAGAAATCGTCATATCATCCATTGGTGGATTGTGAAGGCCTGCTCTTACATCACGATAATATCTTTGCAATGGATTTGACAATTGAAGACTTTTAGCTCCAACTACTCTCATCGCTTTATCGACGATATTGATGGCTGAGTTTGTAACAATATGCTTTGCCGCATTAAGTTCATTTGTAATATATGAACGGCGCGACTCATCATCATAAGCTTCCGCTACACTATATAAAAAGTGTCTCGCTTTCATTAATTCTAAATCAATTTGGCCAATTAAACTTTGCACATTCGGCAATTCACTAATCGTTCCTTTTATGCTATTTGGTGAATATACGGAGGCAAATTTTACGGCATAGTCACGAGCTGCTTGTGCAATCCCTAAGTAGCAAGCCGGAATATGCAAAAGCCAGCCATTCAGATTATTGCTTTTTGATTCTTGATTTGGCTCTACAAAGTTTTCTTCTTCTATTTCAACGTTATCAAGTACAAGGTCATGACTTTCTGTTCCTCTCATGGCAATAACATCCCAAGTTTCTTTAATAGATAAGCCTTTCGCCTCTCTTTCAATTAAGAAAGTTCCAACTGCTTCCTTTTCTTCCACCCATGCAGTTACAAGAAAATGGGTAAGAACCGGCGCCATGGTCGTAAACGTTTTTTGACCTGAAATAATCCATTTATCTCCTTTTTTCACTGCATACGTTCCGGGGCGGCCGCCGCGGGTCGGACTGCCGGTCTGCGCTTCACTAGCTGCTCTGTTCACTAAAGCACCATTCAATATTTTTTTTGCAAAACTGGACAGCTTATGATTTTCCCATAGTTTTTTCTCGAATAATTCACCAACGACACTTTGATGCCAGCCGATGGCCAATCCGGTCGCACCATCAAAACTAGCAATCGTTTCCTGGAAAAGAATCATATCTGTTACACGAAGCCCCTCGCCTCCGTATTCTTTCGGCAGGATACTTTTTGTGTATCCCATATCTACAAGCGTTTGGATATTCTTCTTTGGAAACTTTGATTTTTCATCGCTTTCCTTTGCCTCACTTTTAAACGCTTCTTCATGTTTTAATAGTTTTTCGATCCATTCTCTTTGGATATCAGTTTTAATAAATAAATTTTTCGACACGTTTCACACTTCCTTAAGTAAATTCCGTTCATTATTCATCTTATTAGATTCAAAGACAGACAGTCACAACGATTCAATTAACTAAATATTAAAATAATATTTTATTGTAGCATACACCTTGGAAAAATTATATATCTGTGCCAAGTATCAATAAATCCCATCAAGGGTAAATGTAATAAAATTCCTTACTCCGATTTTTTTCCTCTTACAAAAATTTTACTTGAACAGTTGACTTTCAAATGTCTAAGAATTATTATTAAAAAAATTATTTACATACTTAACCTATAAAAATAGTATGATTTAGATTTAAAAATGAGAAAGGTGGTGCAGCTATTTTCGCTCACGGTAAAACTAAGGCGAAACTATATAAAAATATGAAATTGCTGTAGTGAAAGATGGAGTTAAGAATCTAAAGAAACCAATAAATTTTAAAAATTAAGATTAATAGAGGGGGTTATAAGATTGAGAAATAAAAGGTTTTTGAAAGGGGCAGCAGCAGGTTTAGCATTAGTCTTACTATTAGCAGGATGTGGATCAAGTACATCCTCTGGTTCAACTTCTAATGCAACAGAAGGCAATAATTCAGAAGTTAGGAAAGTAAAAATAGCATATGACCAATCTTCAAAACCTATTTCCTATACAGATGAAAATGGGAAAGCAACCGGATATGATGTAGAAGTTATGAAATTGGTTGATAAATTGCTTCCAGAATACGAATTCGAATTCGTAGGAACAACAAGTGATGACTTATTGTTAGGCGTTGAACAAGGTAAATATCAGGCAGGTGTTAAGAATGCATTCTGGACTGAGGAAAGAACGAAGAAATTTCTCTATCCAAAGGAATTCCTTGGATTGAGCAGTACGGGCCTTGTGTTAAAGAAAAAAAATGAACATATTAAAACTCTGTCCGATTTTGCCTCAGCCGGACTTACCTTAGCGCCAATTGCCGCTAACAATGCTCAATATACAATTATTGAAGAATACAATAAGGCTAACCCGGACAATCAAGTGAAACTGGAAGCCGGGGATCAATTCACAGTTGATGTCGTTCAATGGGTGAATGAAGGACGGGTTGACGGCGGTGTAATGATTGAAGGTCCTTTTAAAAATCAAGTACTTGCAAAGGATGGTCCATACCACCATTTAGCTGATGAGGTTGTTTACAATGAGTTCGCTGTCATCAAAACTTGGCCATTGTTTAATAAAAATGAACAGGAATTGGCAGATGCTTATGATAAAGCTATTAAGCAGCTGAAAGAAGAAAAGAAGACAAATGAATTAAGCGTAAAATACTTTGGCAGAGATCTGTTCGAGGTATTGGATAGAGTAAAAAGATAATAAAAGTAATCAAGAAAGCATGACTTATTTCCCGAAATAAATGAATCATTAAAGTTACAACTTGTCACTTTCTTTATTAAGGTTGCTAAGTGTGAGGTCGCCTTAATAATTAGAAAGTGGCAAGCTTTGTTCCGTTAAGTCTTTGAATTTATTAAATGAAAATTGATTACAATGCGGAAACCGATGATGGAGATGAAACATGGAAAAATATTTCGATGTATCATATATATTCGAGTCAATACCAGAGTTAATACCATTTTTGAAAGTAACATTTATGGTTGCCGGTCTATCCGTTCTGTTTGGAACGTTCCTAGGTTTCATCTTAGCAGTCATGAAATTAGGAAAAAGTAAGATTGCTCAAAAAATCGCCTATGGTTATACGACAATAATAAGATGTACACCATCTATTGTTCTGCTCTTTCTAACTTATTATGGCATTCCGGCAATTGCAATAAATTTCGGTATAAATTTGAACAACATTCATACAGCTGTATTTGTCGTTATAACTTTTTCACTACAATTTGCTGCGGCAATGTCTGAAGTAATCAGAACAGCGTATGAATCGATAGACAGAGGGCAGTTTGAAGCTGCAGTATGTGTAGGGTTAAGTAATACACAAGCCTACAGAAGAATCATTTTACCGCAGGCTTTTGTAGTAGCATTGCCAAACTTCGGTAATAGTTTGCTAGAGCTGCTTAAAGAAGGGTCCTTAGCATATACAATCGGATTGATCGATGTGATGGGAAAAGCCGAGTTGATTATCAGTAGTAACTATAATGCTCATGCATTAGAAATCTATCTTGGGTTATCTATTATTTACTGGGTGCTTTCAATAATCATTGAACAGATTTTCCTGAAATTAGAAAAAATATTCAGTAAAGGTAAACAAGTAATAAAAACGACATAAGGTAGTGATAAAGTGTCGCAAGGAATCGATTATCAATTTTTAGTGGAGACATTTTTTGTAGCATTATCAGGGGTGCCTACAGCGCTGATCATTACAGTTGTAGCATTACTGGTTGCGTTGCCATTAGGTTTTTTATTTGCACTGACTCGAATAAATAAAATTCCAATTTTAGATCAATTTGCACGAGTATATGTTTCTTTTGTAAGAGGAACTCCGGTTATTGTTCAAATTTTTATTATCTATAACAGTGTTCCACTATTGTTAACTACGATTTTTGAAAAGTATAACATCGAAACGAGTATTTACGAAGTCAATCCAATTTGGTACGCATTCATTGTTTTCTCCTTAAATACGACAGCTATTCTTACAGAAGTATTTCGTTCCGCAATAAGCACAGTCAGCAAAGGACAACTGGAAGCCGCCCAATCAGTTGGACTAACAAATGTACAGGCATTTAGAAGGATTATCATTCCTCAAACATTGGTTGTAGCCCTTCCAAATATTTGTACAGCCACTGTCAATCTTATTAAAGCTACATCTTTAGGTTATGCAATGTCATTGAAAGAAATTACTTTAAGAGCAAAAGTGGCAGCCAATGAAGGCTACAATTATCTGGAAGCTTATATCGATATATTCCTTGTATATTTGATTATATGTAGTTTAGTGGAATATTTATTCAAGCTGTATGAAAAACGCTTGAGAAAGTATAGAGTAGCCAATGCTTAAGATTGAAGCAGGAGATGGATCACATGTTAGAGATTAAAAATGTACATAAATCATTTGGAAAGAATATAGTTTTAAAAGGAGTGGACTTAAAAATAGATAGAGGGGATGTTGTCGTCATCCTTGGACCAAGCGGATCAGGTAAGACAACATTACTTAGATGCATTAATTTTCTTGAAAAAGCAGATCAAGGTCAAGCAATTTTTGGAGATATTCATGTTGATCTTCATCGAGCAACAAGAAAACAAATTCATACAATAAGAAAAAAGACTGCTTTTGTATTTCAAAATTATAACCTGTTTAATAATAAAACAGCACTAGAAAATGTAACAGAGGGGCTTATTATTGGAAGAAAGGTTCCAAAAGAAGAAGCGATTGAAATTGGGAAAAAAGCATTGGATAAAGTAGGGCTGTCAGAAAAATACAATGCTTATCCCAGTGAATTATCAGGTGGACAACAACAAAGGGTAGGCATTGCAAGAGCAGTTGCTTTAAATCCGGACATTATTCTATTTGATGAACCAACTTCTGCACTGGATCCGGAATTAGTCGGTGAAGTTTTAGCAGTTATGAAGAAAATTGCAAAAGAAGGAACGACCATGTTGGTTGTTACTCATGAAATGTCTTTTGCGCAAAACGTAGCAACCAGAGTGATCTTTATGGATGGCGGAGTTATAGTAGAAGAAGCACCACCTAAAGAATTTTTTACCCGGCCAAAAGAAGAAAGAACAAAACAGTTCTTAAAGCGGGTAATAACAGAGGATTTTACTTATTATATTTGAGGCTTGCAAAAAATTTGGCTTGCAGAATCTTGTAAATCAATAACATTATTTAGAAATATTTGTCTAACCAAGGAAATCAAGAGAGACAAACTTCCAATTTTCGAGGCATGTTGAGTACGTTGCGCAGATAGTCTTAAAAAAAAGCAGGAACCAATTAAGGAATCCTGCTTTTTTTATTATGGGGGTAAAAATTGGTAATGAATTTAGGGAGATCCATTTTTGCCTAATTCAACAAATCCATCTTTTTGCAGAAAGAGAAGGCCAAATTGTTGAATGGCTATTTGACAAAGCAACAAGTGTTTCATAGCAATGTTTGAAAACAAAAAAGAATGCAAGAGTTCAGATCAAACTTACTGCAATATGCGAGAACCTTTTTCTTACTGATATCTCTCCAGCGTTGAGAAAAAGTCTTGTACAAATCGATAAAACACTTTAACGGATGGTGCGAGTTCGTAATGATCGGAAATAATGACACCGACGTTTCGTTTGACATGCGGCATTTCGATTGGCACCTTTACTGCGAAGCGGAGCACCGTCTCATAAAGGGCGCTTTCCGGAAGAAGAGTGACGCCAATCCCTGCGGAGACGAGCCCTTTGATTGCATCTAAATCTTCGCCTTCCGATGAGATGATCGGTGAAAATCCTGCTTGTCGGCAGGCATCAAGCACCATTTGATGCAAAATGTACCCTTGAGGAAATGTCACAAACGGTTCGTTGCGCAGCTCGTTTAGTACTAAGCTGTTTCGCTTGGCGAGCGGATGATTGTTTGGAAGAAGAGCGGCAAACGATTCGGAAAATAAAATCTCCCCTTTAATTCCCGGTTCTCCCTTCGGAACCGGCCCGAGAAAAGCCAAATCGACTTCTCTATTTTTCACCGCTTCGATTAAGAATTTGTAAGATCCTTGGCGCAAATGAAACGAAACATTCGGATGTTTTTCTTTAAAAGCGGAGATGACCATTGGCATCGTATGGCTTGCCAGACTAGTTGGAAATCCGATTTTGATTATTCCGCGTTCCGGATCTAAATATTCTTCGATTTGTTGTTTTGCGAATTCAATTGCTTTTAGCGCTGTTTCAACATGAGGCAAAAAGTGCCGGCCGACAGGGGTGAGTTTCACATTTCGTCCTTCCCGTTCAAATAGCTGTACTCCAAGTTCGGCTTCTAAATTGCCAATCTGTCTGCTTATGGCGGATTGTGCGACGTGAAGAGCTTCAGCCGCTTCGGAAACGTGTTCCCGTTTGGCCACCTCTAAAAAATATTGAAGTTGTCTTAGTTCCATTTTCCTTCCCTCTCTGCTATTTATATCAAAATGAGATTAATTTAATCTAAATTATATATTGTTTATATTATTTTTGAAAACTAAAATAATACTTACATTGTAAATGGAACGGGAGGGAAAGAAGATGAAACAATACGGAATACCGAAAGTACAAGGGCTTTATCGTCCTGAATTTGAACATGATGCGTGTGGTATCGGCTTTTATGCTCATTTAAAAGGAAAGCCGTCACACGATATTATTAAAAAAGGCCTTCATATGCTTCGCCAGCTTGAACATCGCGGCGGGCAAGGAAGCGATCCGGAAACAGGCGATGGTGCAGGTATTATGGTACAAATTCCGCACGAATATTTCCAAGCGGCATGTGGAGACATGAACCTTCCGCCAAAAGGACGTTATGGCATCGGCATGGTCTTTTTGCCTGAAGATGAGGAGAAAAGAGCGTATTACGAAATAGAAATCAATAAAATCATCGAAAAAGAAGGGCAGAGGTTATTAGGCTGGCGTACGGTGCCTGTAAATGTCGAAAAAATCGGAAAATTAGCAAAACAAAGTAAACCGTTCATCCGTCAAGTGTTTATCGCAGCTAGCGACGACATTCAAAAGGAGCTTGCATTTGAACGAAAATTGTATGTCATTCGCAAACAAGCGGAAAAGCTTTTTCAAAATAATGAATGTTATTTTGCCAGCCTCTCAAGCCGGACGATTGTATATAAAGGATTGGTTACACCTGAACAAGTAGATGAATATTACATCGATTTGCAGGACGAACGGTTTCAATCAGCATTTGCTCTCGTTCATTCACGCTTTAGTACGAACACATTCCCTAGCTGGGAAAGAGCGCATCCAAACCGCTATTTAATTCATAACGGCGAAATCAACACATTAAGAGGAAACGTCAATTGGATGATGGCGCGGGAAAAGCAATTCGTATCCGAACTTTTCGGTGAGGATTTGGAAAAAATTACACCAATTTTAGATATGAACGGCAGCGACTCATCCATTTTAGATAATGCGTTTGAATTTTTTGTACTCGCAGGGAGAAAATTGGCCCATGCGGCGATGATGCTCATTCCGGAACCATGGTTTTGGGACAACGACATGGACGATGACAAAAAGGCGTTTTACGAATACCATAGCTGCTTAATGGAACCATGGGACGGCCCAACGGCGATTTCGTTTACGGATGGAAAGCAAATCGGTGCAATTTTAGACCGCAACGGTTTAAGGCCGGCGCGTTATTATGTGACAAAAGATGACTATATTATTTTTTCATCTGAAGTTGGTGTCATCGATGTTGAACCAAGCAACGTGCTATATAAAGACCGGTTAAGCCCAGGGAAAATGCTTTTAGTCGATCTAGAACAAGGCCGGATTATTTCTGATCAGGAAATTAAAGAAGAAATTTCCAAAGAAAAACCATACCGTAAATGGTTGAACGAACAAATGATTACGTTAAATGATCTGGATATTCCGGAAGATACGGAGCCGGTCAAAAACCTTGTCACATTGCAAAAAGCGTTTGGCTATACGTATGAAGATGTAGAAAAAACGATCATTCCGATGGTCAATGAAGGAAAAGACCCAACAGGTTCGATGGGAATGGATGCATCGCTTGCGGTGTTGTCAGACCGTCCGCAAAGCTTGTTTAACTATTTTAAACAGCTATTTGCCCAAGTCACCAACCCGCCGATTGATGCAATTCGCGAATATATTGTGACATCGACGATGACGCTTCTCGGCAAGGAAGGAAATATTCTTCATCCTGATGCATCGGCCGCCCGCCGCATTCGCTTGGATACACCGATTCTTTCAAACGAAGAACTTGCGGCGCTAAAGTCGAACCCGTATCCTGAGTTTAAATGTGCGACAATTCCGACATTATTTACCGGCGATTTGAAAAAAGCGCTCGACGAACTTTTTGAAAAAGCGGAAAAGGCGATGGAAAACGGCGCGGTGCTTCTTGTCTTGTCTGACCGGGGCGTCGACGAACAACATGTCGCGATTCCGACTTTGCTTGCCACAAGCGCGCTTCATCAATATCTGGTTCGTCAAGGAACACGCACGAACGTAAGCATGATTGTCGAATGCAGCGAAGCGAGGGAAGTTCATCATTTTGCCGCTTTAATTGGATACGGTGCGGATGCGGTCAATCCGTATTTAGCGCTTGAAACGATTCGAAACACCGTGGAAAACGGAATTATTTCGCTTTCCTATCATGAAGCGGTTAACAAATATAAAAAGGCGGTTACCGATGGCGTTGTCAAAGTCATGTCGAAAATGGGAATTTCGACGGTGCAAAGCTATCGCGGTGCGCAAATTTTTGAAGCGGTCGGCATCAGTGAAGAAGTGATTGAACAATATTTCACAGGTACGGCGTCGCAAATCGGCGGCATCGGGTTGGACGAAATTGCCAAAGAAGCAAAAATGCGCCATGCAGCTGCTTTCCAAACGTCATACAAAGACGATGTATTAGATCCGGGAAGTGAACTGCAATGGAGACGGAACGGAGAACATCACGCATTCAATCCAAAAACAATTCATATGCTTCAATGGGCGTGCCGGAAAAATGATTATAAGCTTTTTAAAGAATATTCAAAATTAGCAAATGAAGAACAAATGGCCTTTTTGCGAAATGTGTTTGAATTTGATGAAACAAGAACCTCGGTTCCGATTGAGGAAGTTGAGCCGGTTGAATCGATTGTACGCCGCTTTAAAACAGGAGCGATGTCCTTCGGTTCGTTAAGCAAAGAAGCGCATGAATCGCTTGCCATCGCAATGAACCGCATCGGCGGAAAAAGCAACAGCGGTGAGGGTGGAGAAGATCCGAGCCGTTACATGCCGGATGAAAACGGAGATCTGAAGAGAAGCGCGATCAAGCAAATCGCTTCCGGCCGCTTTGGTGTAAAAAGCCATTATTTAGTAAACGCGGATGAATTGCAAATCAAAATGGCGCAAGGGGCAAAACCCGGCGAAGGCGGACAGCTTCCTGCCAACAAAGTGTATCCGTGGGTTGGAAAAGTACGTGGATCGACGCCTGGTGTAGAATTGATTTCTCCTCCTCCGCATCATGATATTTATTCGATTGAAGACTTGGCACAGCTTATTTTTGATTTGAAAAACGCCAATAGAGATGCGCGGATTAGCGTGAAACTTGTTTCGAAAACAGGTGTCGGTACGATTGCGGCGGGAGTTGCGAAAGGAAGTGCGGACGTAATTGTCATAAGCGGATATGACGGCGGTACAGGAGCGTCGCCAAAAACGAGCATTAAGCATGCCGGGCTTCCGTGGGAGTTAGGTCTTGCGGAAACGCACCAAACATTAA
The window above is part of the Bacillus methanolicus genome. Proteins encoded here:
- a CDS encoding amino acid ABC transporter ATP-binding protein, giving the protein MLEIKNVHKSFGKNIVLKGVDLKIDRGDVVVILGPSGSGKTTLLRCINFLEKADQGQAIFGDIHVDLHRATRKQIHTIRKKTAFVFQNYNLFNNKTALENVTEGLIIGRKVPKEEAIEIGKKALDKVGLSEKYNAYPSELSGGQQQRVGIARAVALNPDIILFDEPTSALDPELVGEVLAVMKKIAKEGTTMLVVTHEMSFAQNVATRVIFMDGGVIVEEAPPKEFFTRPKEERTKQFLKRVITEDFTYYI
- a CDS encoding acyl-CoA dehydrogenase family protein, with product MSKNLFIKTDIQREWIEKLLKHEEAFKSEAKESDEKSKFPKKNIQTLVDMGYTKSILPKEYGGEGLRVTDMILFQETIASFDGATGLAIGWHQSVVGELFEKKLWENHKLSSFAKKILNGALVNRAASEAQTGSPTRGGRPGTYAVKKGDKWIISGQKTFTTMAPVLTHFLVTAWVEEKEAVGTFLIEREAKGLSIKETWDVIAMRGTESHDLVLDNVEIEEENFVEPNQESKSNNLNGWLLHIPACYLGIAQAARDYAVKFASVYSPNSIKGTISELPNVQSLIGQIDLELMKARHFLYSVAEAYDDESRRSYITNELNAAKHIVTNSAINIVDKAMRVVGAKSLQLSNPLQRYYRDVRAGLHNPPMDDMTISKLAQTAIKEIKKK
- a CDS encoding amino acid ABC transporter permease yields the protein MSQGIDYQFLVETFFVALSGVPTALIITVVALLVALPLGFLFALTRINKIPILDQFARVYVSFVRGTPVIVQIFIIYNSVPLLLTTIFEKYNIETSIYEVNPIWYAFIVFSLNTTAILTEVFRSAISTVSKGQLEAAQSVGLTNVQAFRRIIIPQTLVVALPNICTATVNLIKATSLGYAMSLKEITLRAKVAANEGYNYLEAYIDIFLVYLIICSLVEYLFKLYEKRLRKYRVANA
- a CDS encoding transporter substrate-binding domain-containing protein, which translates into the protein MRNKRFLKGAAAGLALVLLLAGCGSSTSSGSTSNATEGNNSEVRKVKIAYDQSSKPISYTDENGKATGYDVEVMKLVDKLLPEYEFEFVGTTSDDLLLGVEQGKYQAGVKNAFWTEERTKKFLYPKEFLGLSSTGLVLKKKNEHIKTLSDFASAGLTLAPIAANNAQYTIIEEYNKANPDNQVKLEAGDQFTVDVVQWVNEGRVDGGVMIEGPFKNQVLAKDGPYHHLADEVVYNEFAVIKTWPLFNKNEQELADAYDKAIKQLKEEKKTNELSVKYFGRDLFEVLDRVKR
- a CDS encoding amino acid ABC transporter permease, producing MEKYFDVSYIFESIPELIPFLKVTFMVAGLSVLFGTFLGFILAVMKLGKSKIAQKIAYGYTTIIRCTPSIVLLFLTYYGIPAIAINFGINLNNIHTAVFVVITFSLQFAAAMSEVIRTAYESIDRGQFEAAVCVGLSNTQAYRRIILPQAFVVALPNFGNSLLELLKEGSLAYTIGLIDVMGKAELIISSNYNAHALEIYLGLSIIYWVLSIIIEQIFLKLEKIFSKGKQVIKTT
- the gltB gene encoding glutamate synthase large subunit, which translates into the protein MKQYGIPKVQGLYRPEFEHDACGIGFYAHLKGKPSHDIIKKGLHMLRQLEHRGGQGSDPETGDGAGIMVQIPHEYFQAACGDMNLPPKGRYGIGMVFLPEDEEKRAYYEIEINKIIEKEGQRLLGWRTVPVNVEKIGKLAKQSKPFIRQVFIAASDDIQKELAFERKLYVIRKQAEKLFQNNECYFASLSSRTIVYKGLVTPEQVDEYYIDLQDERFQSAFALVHSRFSTNTFPSWERAHPNRYLIHNGEINTLRGNVNWMMAREKQFVSELFGEDLEKITPILDMNGSDSSILDNAFEFFVLAGRKLAHAAMMLIPEPWFWDNDMDDDKKAFYEYHSCLMEPWDGPTAISFTDGKQIGAILDRNGLRPARYYVTKDDYIIFSSEVGVIDVEPSNVLYKDRLSPGKMLLVDLEQGRIISDQEIKEEISKEKPYRKWLNEQMITLNDLDIPEDTEPVKNLVTLQKAFGYTYEDVEKTIIPMVNEGKDPTGSMGMDASLAVLSDRPQSLFNYFKQLFAQVTNPPIDAIREYIVTSTMTLLGKEGNILHPDASAARRIRLDTPILSNEELAALKSNPYPEFKCATIPTLFTGDLKKALDELFEKAEKAMENGAVLLVLSDRGVDEQHVAIPTLLATSALHQYLVRQGTRTNVSMIVECSEAREVHHFAALIGYGADAVNPYLALETIRNTVENGIISLSYHEAVNKYKKAVTDGVVKVMSKMGISTVQSYRGAQIFEAVGISEEVIEQYFTGTASQIGGIGLDEIAKEAKMRHAAAFQTSYKDDVLDPGSELQWRRNGEHHAFNPKTIHMLQWACRKNDYKLFKEYSKLANEEQMAFLRNVFEFDETRTSVPIEEVEPVESIVRRFKTGAMSFGSLSKEAHESLAIAMNRIGGKSNSGEGGEDPSRYMPDENGDLKRSAIKQIASGRFGVKSHYLVNADELQIKMAQGAKPGEGGQLPANKVYPWVGKVRGSTPGVELISPPPHHDIYSIEDLAQLIFDLKNANRDARISVKLVSKTGVGTIAAGVAKGSADVIVISGYDGGTGASPKTSIKHAGLPWELGLAETHQTLMLNGLRDRVVLETDGKLMTGRDVVMAALFGAEEFGFATAPLVVLGCVMMRACHLDTCPVGVATQNPELRQKFMGKPEHVINFMYFIAQEMREIMAQLGFRTVDEMVGRVDVLKVSERAKKHWKAKHLDMSRLLYQVDGPRTFARPQQHKIEQTLDFNKILPAVEPALERKEKVELHLPIRNVDRNAGTITGSEISKRYGEEGLPEDTIRLHFTGSAGQSFAAFIPKGMTMTLVGDANDYIGKGLSGGKVIVHPPEEASFASADNVIIGNVAFYGATSGEAYIRGRAGERFCVRNSGVNAVVEGVGDHGCEYMTGGRVVILGSVGKNFAAGMSGGIAYVLADDENEWQKTANKELVLFERLEDEEDVIEVHQMITKHYQYTGSRKASHILANWEKYEDKFVKVIPRNYKLMIETIKAMEQSGLSQDEAMMAAFEAVAKRKKAAVNEPIALQAVAK
- a CDS encoding LysR family transcriptional regulator gives rise to the protein MELRQLQYFLEVAKREHVSEAAEALHVAQSAISRQIGNLEAELGVQLFEREGRNVKLTPVGRHFLPHVETALKAIEFAKQQIEEYLDPERGIIKIGFPTSLASHTMPMVISAFKEKHPNVSFHLRQGSYKFLIEAVKNREVDLAFLGPVPKGEPGIKGEILFSESFAALLPNNHPLAKRNSLVLNELRNEPFVTFPQGYILHQMVLDACRQAGFSPIISSEGEDLDAIKGLVSAGIGVTLLPESALYETVLRFAVKVPIEMPHVKRNVGVIISDHYELAPSVKVFYRFVQDFFSTLERYQ